GTAGTGTGTCGTCGATATGCTGAACATTCATTTTTATCTGCAAGGCTCACTATGTGCAAAATTCTACACCAAAGTGAGTTCCATATTGTTGCCTGATTTCACCTTTTGCTAGAAACCGGTTTAACGGTGTATTGTGGAACTATTAAAACAACAGAAGATGAAAAAAGCGTTGTCCACTCCTTATGTGACATTGGCATTATAAATAACGTTCATTGCATATTCTagcttttattttcaaaagtatATTAATATCAATACCAGCTCACTACCTATGAGTATGACACATAACAGAAGCTACTAGCTTTAACTTTAATAACTAAGAGTAAAGGAGGCCACATCTGAAAACCGGTTCCATGGTCATTCATGAAATCCAGAAAATTATTAGTTTACAAAATTACATCTCTGTATGCATGTCATATACAAATACACTGAACCATAATTCTTATTCTGTAAAGTCATTTTCCAATCCAGGAAACCTTATTTCCATAAATGAGCATCACCAAGCAGCTTTCACATTCAAAGAAATGACAAGCATTCTTGCTAGTGTGTCCGTCTATATTCCTGCTAACTCTAAAACCCCAAAAATAGTAACATCTGGGTATTGAACAGCAACTTAATGATATAAACAAAACCAAGGAAAGCAAAAATTGTCCTAAAAGCACATCAACCCACAACCCTAATCCTTAACCATCCACACAACCACTAGCTACTAAACATGTCTCCATTAGCAatccaagtgaaggtgttcaaaAGCGTGAGGAAAAATAGTAACATCTGGGTATTGAACAGCAACTTAATGATATAAACAAAACCAAGGAAAGCAAAAATTGTCCTAAAAGCACATCAACCCACAACCCTAATCCTTAACCATCCACACAACCACTAGCTACTAAACATGTCTCCATTAGCAATCCAAATGAAGGTGTTCAAAAGCGTGAGGAACTACAGTTTAAGCGACAATTGTGGAATATTAATTCTCCAGTCCATAATCATATGAACAGAAATTATGTGTTTGTATACTACCATCAGCAAAGGGACGAAATGTAGTTAGTTGCCGTTCAGAACAAACTCACGTAGCTAAAATCTCATGCAGAGAAACGAGGCACAgtcaaagaaaaaacatgtaaCCATCAAACAAGCCATCaaattcaaacatgaaaattgtTGCATCACAATCTTGCAGGAAACGTACTATCTGTAATAGCATAACAAGATACAACTGATCTGTTAAAAACACGCTACAAAAATTATCAGTACCTTGGACCGCCACGCAGAATAATTAAAAGAAGATCAAGACTTTCTTTCCGAAGTGAAAGGAATCACAACTCTACTAGAATAGCATCACCTGACGGTGATAATgtcatcgattttcaaaatcatcctAACACACTCGGTGGCAAGAGTAATGGCGCTTGTGCTCACGAGCAATGGCTGAACCACATTCTCCTCAAGAATGTCAGTGATCTGCCCCTTCCTGACATTGATCCCAGCATTGATCTCACCCTGGGCGTGCCTGTTCCTGAGCTCGGTAACAATGCCAATAGGATTCAGACCTGCATTTTCCGCCAAAGTATAAGGAATCACCTCAAGTGCTTCAGCAAATGACCGAACACAGTAGCTCTCCATTCCCTGGAGAACCTTAGCCCAAGCACCCAACTGCCTCGATATCTCAATTTCTGGCGCCCCGCCTCCTGCAATCAAGAACCGCTTGTTCACCAGGCATCTGACCACACAGAGTGCATCGTGCAAGCTTCTATCAGCCTCCTCGAGAACCAACTGGTTAGAGCCCCTCACCAGCACAGAAGAAGTCCTGCCCATGTTCTTGATACCCGTTATCTTCACTACCTTCCCTTCCCCAACGGAAATTTCCTCCACCCGTTCGGCGAACCCCAATTTTTCCTCACGGAAATGCTCGATATTGGCAATGGGCAAACAGTTCAGGGTCTTAGTCAGAAACTCGATTTCATCCCTCTCGACGTCCTTCACAACCAGAATCTTGGCCTTGGCAAGGTAGTGCAGCGAGAGATCGGTGACCGCGTCGCGGAGGATGCTCTTCTGGATCAGCAAGACATTGCAACCAGTAGCTTTGATCTTTTTAATGATACCTAGAATGTAGTTTCTCTCCTCCTTGAGAATCCTGTCCATTTGAGTATAATCGGAGACGACGATGCTCTGCTCAATATCAGTTTTCGGTGGTGAAATCTGGAACTGGATAACGGCGATTTTCGCATTCTCCATCCTGGTCGGACCACCAGCGGCATGGCTGGCCTTGTGATCAAGGACGAGGCCCCGAATGAGCTCGGTGTCGTCGACGGTTCCCCCGAGCTTCTTGACGATTCGAATGTCGCGGAGATCAACAATGTCGGGCTTTTCGGGATCGACAACGGACAGGACGCAGTCGACGGCAAGGGGGGCGAGGAGGGCGGAGTACTGACTGACGACCTTGCTGTTGAGGGAGGTGGTTGCCGCCTTAATGAGCGACTGTCGTTCGTCAAGGCTAACGGGGTTGGCCATGGAGGAGAGGATCTCAACGGCCTTATCGGCGGCACGGTGGAAGGACTCAGAGACGACGGTCGGGTGCACGCCACGTTCCAGGAGAGATAGGGCGTGCTTGAGGAGGGATCCAGCAATGACGACCACAGTAGTGGTGCCGTCTCCGGCAGCGGAGTCCTGGGACCGGGAGAGGTCGACGAGCATCTTGGCGGCGGGCTGGAGGAC
This window of the Nymphaea colorata isolate Beijing-Zhang1983 chromosome 2, ASM883128v2, whole genome shotgun sequence genome carries:
- the LOC116246919 gene encoding T-complex protein 1 subunit delta; this encodes MAAIAAAAPAKKTTESYFDTKRKDDVRHANIIAARAVADAVRTSLGPKGMDKMLSTASGEVIITNDGATILNKMEVLQPAAKMLVDLSRSQDSAAGDGTTTVVVIAGSLLKHALSLLERGVHPTVVSESFHRAADKAVEILSSMANPVSLDERQSLIKAATTSLNSKVVSQYSALLAPLAVDCVLSVVDPEKPDIVDLRDIRIVKKLGGTVDDTELIRGLVLDHKASHAAGGPTRMENAKIAVIQFQISPPKTDIEQSIVVSDYTQMDRILKEERNYILGIIKKIKATGCNVLLIQKSILRDAVTDLSLHYLAKAKILVVKDVERDEIEFLTKTLNCLPIANIEHFREEKLGFAERVEEISVGEGKVVKITGIKNMGRTSSVLVRGSNQLVLEEADRSLHDALCVVRCLVNKRFLIAGGGAPEIEISRQLGAWAKVLQGMESYCVRSFAEALEVIPYTLAENAGLNPIGIVTELRNRHAQGEINAGINVRKGQITDILEENVVQPLLVSTSAITLATECVRMILKIDDIITVR